Proteins co-encoded in one Capnocytophaga ochracea DSM 7271 genomic window:
- the pta gene encoding phosphate acetyltransferase, translated as MNKSVYIIATNAHSGKSVVSLGVLQMIMRNTAKVGYFRPIVESKSKKDTFIETVLEHFQLDMSYDEAYAYTRQEVIALKNEGNIGEVYDTIIKKYKALESKFDFVLVDSSSTIDDSYFDTNFNASVAQSLNIPALIVLKDNFSSEVELVNQVQEDLNNFLEKDLRVLSVFVNKATNATADTLSKLEQRFKDITFTLIPRKEELSRPTIREIANALNVEFLYKGDNIDVTTKRTIVGAMQLSNYLAKLNEDTLAVLPTDRIDLIAGSLVANYSNFSNIKGVVLYGDLTPDPSMSKILDGIQKNIPIMIAKTDTFETANIIGNTKSSIYPENTEKVKMLLQLFDENVDAAKLNSSIASFKSETITPRMFQYNMVQKARAGQKRIVLPEGTDDRILTAASQLAEDELVYLTILGEPEAIKTRAKNILGLKWNEERISIINPAESDKYEAYAEKLYELRKSKGLELSQAKDLMLDASYFGTMMVFLGDADGMVSGAVNTTAHTIRPSLQFVKTKPGVNTVSSVFFMLLHDRVLVYGDCAVVPNPTAEQLADIAISSADSAIAFGIEPKVALLSYSSGNSGSGADVDKVREATALVKERRPELLVEGPIQYDAAVDPKVGKQKMPNSPVAGQANVLIFPDLNTGNNTYKAVQRETGGLAIGPMLQGLKKPVNDLSRGALIPDIYNTVLITAIQSEF; from the coding sequence ATGAATAAATCTGTTTATATCATCGCTACCAATGCACACAGCGGTAAGTCGGTGGTGAGTTTGGGTGTGTTGCAAATGATTATGCGCAACACTGCTAAGGTAGGTTATTTTAGACCTATTGTAGAAAGTAAATCTAAAAAAGACACTTTCATCGAGACTGTCTTGGAGCACTTTCAGCTCGATATGAGTTACGATGAAGCCTATGCCTACACACGTCAGGAGGTTATCGCTCTTAAAAACGAAGGCAATATAGGGGAAGTATATGACACTATCATCAAAAAATATAAAGCCTTAGAAAGCAAATTCGACTTTGTTTTAGTGGATAGTTCAAGTACTATAGACGATAGCTATTTCGACACAAACTTCAACGCTTCGGTAGCACAAAGTCTCAACATTCCTGCTTTGATAGTGCTTAAAGACAACTTTTCATCAGAAGTTGAATTGGTGAACCAAGTACAGGAAGATCTTAACAACTTCTTGGAAAAAGATTTGCGCGTACTTAGCGTATTTGTAAATAAGGCTACCAATGCTACTGCTGATACGCTCAGCAAATTAGAACAACGCTTTAAAGATATAACCTTCACTTTGATTCCGCGCAAAGAAGAGCTTTCACGCCCTACTATCCGCGAGATAGCCAATGCACTCAACGTTGAATTCCTTTACAAAGGCGATAATATAGACGTTACCACCAAACGTACCATTGTGGGAGCTATGCAACTTTCTAACTATTTAGCCAAACTAAACGAAGATACTTTGGCTGTACTCCCTACTGACCGTATTGACCTCATAGCAGGTTCTTTGGTGGCTAACTATTCCAATTTCTCTAATATCAAAGGGGTAGTACTATACGGCGACTTAACCCCCGACCCTTCAATGAGTAAAATTTTAGATGGTATCCAAAAGAACATTCCTATAATGATAGCTAAAACAGATACTTTTGAAACTGCTAATATCATTGGGAATACAAAATCAAGCATCTATCCTGAAAATACTGAAAAGGTAAAAATGCTTCTTCAACTATTTGATGAAAATGTAGATGCTGCGAAACTCAACAGCAGTATAGCCTCTTTCAAATCGGAAACTATTACCCCTCGTATGTTTCAATACAATATGGTACAAAAAGCACGTGCAGGACAAAAACGCATTGTGTTACCAGAAGGTACTGACGACCGTATTCTTACTGCGGCTTCTCAATTGGCAGAGGACGAACTCGTTTACCTCACTATCTTGGGAGAACCGGAAGCAATTAAAACACGAGCTAAGAACATTTTGGGCTTGAAATGGAACGAAGAGCGTATCAGTATTATCAATCCCGCTGAAAGTGATAAATATGAGGCGTATGCTGAAAAACTATACGAATTGCGCAAGAGCAAAGGATTGGAGCTTTCGCAAGCCAAAGACTTAATGCTTGATGCGTCTTATTTCGGTACAATGATGGTATTCTTAGGCGATGCTGATGGTATGGTATCAGGAGCAGTAAACACTACAGCCCACACTATCCGTCCGTCTTTGCAATTTGTAAAGACAAAACCAGGGGTGAACACGGTATCATCAGTATTCTTTATGCTCTTGCACGACCGCGTACTAGTATATGGTGACTGCGCCGTAGTGCCTAACCCCACTGCTGAACAATTAGCCGATATCGCTATTAGCTCTGCCGACTCAGCTATTGCTTTTGGTATTGAACCTAAGGTAGCACTCCTCTCCTACTCTTCTGGTAATTCTGGTAGTGGTGCCGATGTAGACAAAGTGCGTGAAGCAACAGCACTTGTAAAAGAGCGTCGCCCCGAGTTACTCGTAGAAGGACCTATACAATATGACGCTGCGGTAGACCCAAAAGTAGGGAAACAAAAGATGCCAAATTCACCTGTAGCAGGACAAGCCAATGTGCTTATTTTCCCCGACCTTAACACCGGTAATAACACCTATAAGGCGGTGCAACGCGAAACAGGCGGTTTAGCCATAGGTCCTATGCTACAAGGATTAAAGAAACCCGTAAACGACCTCAGTCGTGGGGCTCTTATCCCGGATATTTACAACACTGTACTTATCACTGCGATACAATCAGAGTTTTAG
- a CDS encoding PA3715 family protein, whose amino-acid sequence MKRLLFIFTLLFCSYVVKAQENAQAYNQVIKTLGIPKNEIDKDLYTEKVLPYDTHKLVMVFPIRKGNDENEATFDLYVVVYDFLQQRITQSYKGIDEYYSDAVELQELSIDTAKFILTEGIRAFGIRAFYKNGSKVNPYSEETFSLFLPENTSLKKILHQYQLSTYNGEWNYNCEGSWSDESNSMFIMDSKKTNGYFNIKDKQTFIKKATDKNCDDKVVEKSTKTVFLKYNGKEYKEE is encoded by the coding sequence ATGAAACGACTACTTTTTATCTTTACTTTATTATTTTGCTCTTATGTGGTAAAAGCTCAAGAGAACGCACAAGCTTACAATCAAGTTATCAAGACTTTGGGAATTCCTAAAAACGAGATTGATAAAGACTTGTATACTGAAAAGGTATTGCCTTACGACACTCATAAATTGGTAATGGTATTTCCTATAAGAAAAGGGAACGACGAAAACGAGGCAACATTTGACCTTTATGTGGTGGTGTATGACTTCTTACAACAACGAATAACACAGTCGTATAAGGGAATTGATGAGTATTATTCGGATGCTGTTGAATTACAAGAGCTTTCTATTGATACGGCTAAGTTTATACTTACCGAAGGAATACGTGCTTTTGGCATTCGGGCTTTCTATAAAAATGGTAGCAAAGTAAATCCTTATTCTGAAGAAACATTTAGTTTGTTTTTACCAGAAAATACCTCTCTTAAAAAAATACTGCATCAATATCAATTAAGTACATATAACGGGGAATGGAACTATAACTGTGAAGGAAGTTGGTCAGATGAGAGTAATTCTATGTTTATAATGGATAGTAAAAAAACAAATGGCTATTTCAACATTAAGGATAAACAGACTTTTATTAAAAAAGCTACAGATAAAAATTGCGATGATAAAGTAGTGGAAAAAAGCACTAAAACTGTATTCTTGAAATATAACGGCAAGGAGTATAAAGAAGAATAG
- a CDS encoding deoxyhypusine synthase family protein gives MSKGPISQFIEKNFLHFNAAALVDAAKGYETHITEGGKMLVALAGAMSTAELGISLAEMIRAGKIDIISCTGANLEEDVMNLVAHSHYKRVPHYRDLTPEQERELLDGHYNRVTDTCIPEEEAFRRLQKHLEDVWHAAESKGERYFPHEYLYQVVKSGVLEQYYEIDPKNSWILAAAEKNLPIVCPGWEDSTTGNIFAANVIKGNLKASTVKTGIEYMIYLTEWYRANSAGKGVGFFQIGGGIAGDFPICVVPMMYQDLEWEGVPFWSYFCQISDSTTSYGSYSGAVPNEKITWGKLDIDTPKFIVESDATIVAPLIFAYLLGK, from the coding sequence ATGAGTAAAGGACCTATTTCTCAATTTATCGAGAAAAACTTTTTACACTTTAATGCAGCAGCTTTAGTTGATGCTGCCAAAGGATATGAAACCCATATCACTGAAGGCGGAAAAATGCTCGTAGCACTTGCTGGAGCAATGAGTACGGCAGAATTAGGCATTTCGCTTGCCGAGATGATTCGCGCGGGAAAAATAGATATTATCTCTTGTACAGGAGCGAACCTCGAAGAAGATGTGATGAATCTTGTAGCGCACTCTCATTACAAGCGTGTTCCTCATTACCGCGACCTCACTCCTGAGCAAGAAAGAGAACTCCTCGACGGTCATTACAACCGTGTAACCGACACTTGTATTCCTGAGGAAGAAGCTTTCCGTCGTTTGCAAAAACACTTAGAAGACGTATGGCACGCAGCCGAAAGTAAGGGTGAACGCTATTTCCCTCACGAATATCTATATCAAGTAGTGAAATCGGGGGTATTGGAGCAATATTATGAAATCGACCCTAAAAACTCTTGGATATTGGCAGCAGCCGAAAAGAACTTGCCTATCGTATGTCCAGGTTGGGAAGATTCAACTACCGGTAACATCTTCGCTGCCAATGTAATCAAAGGAAACTTGAAAGCCTCTACTGTGAAAACAGGTATTGAGTATATGATTTATCTCACCGAATGGTATCGTGCCAATTCAGCGGGTAAGGGCGTAGGTTTCTTCCAAATAGGAGGCGGTATTGCTGGTGATTTCCCTATCTGCGTGGTACCTATGATGTATCAAGATTTGGAATGGGAAGGCGTACCTTTCTGGTCGTATTTCTGTCAGATTTCCGATTCTACCACCAGCTACGGTTCTTATTCAGGAGCAGTGCCTAATGAGAAGATTACTTGGGGTAAATTAGATATTGACACCCCTAAATTTATAGTAGAATCCGATGCTACCATTGTAGCACCTCTTATTTTTGCTTATCTTTTAGGTAAGTAA
- a CDS encoding SprT-like domain-containing protein: MREILVKYLPDNAVTPCFELIKVNNIYLRIVNERKTRHGDYRQLPNGQHLITMNATANKYRFLITFIHEVAHLVAFERFGRLIKPHGNEWKYTFQQLMKPFIIPEIFPQQLLGVLQRHFVNPMSSSDVDPALTIALKQFDINENMSFIYEIPLGSTFRIKDGRVFRKGQRRVKCYDCVELGSGKKYIFQPHAEVELIKA, from the coding sequence ATGAGAGAAATTCTTGTTAAATATTTACCTGATAACGCAGTAACACCTTGTTTCGAACTGATAAAAGTAAACAACATCTATTTGAGAATTGTAAACGAACGAAAAACAAGGCACGGCGATTATCGGCAACTTCCTAACGGGCAACATCTCATCACAATGAATGCTACTGCTAATAAGTATCGTTTCTTGATAACTTTTATTCACGAAGTGGCTCATCTGGTAGCTTTTGAACGCTTTGGGCGGCTTATCAAACCTCACGGTAACGAATGGAAATACACTTTCCAACAACTGATGAAACCTTTTATCATCCCTGAGATATTCCCTCAGCAATTATTAGGAGTATTACAACGGCACTTTGTCAACCCTATGTCCAGTAGTGATGTAGACCCCGCATTGACAATCGCCCTAAAACAGTTTGATATCAATGAAAATATGAGCTTTATTTATGAGATTCCTTTAGGTAGTACGTTTCGTATCAAAGACGGACGCGTATTTCGCAAAGGACAACGCCGTGTGAAATGTTATGATTGTGTGGAACTCGGCTCAGGCAAGAAGTATATCTTTCAACCTCACGCCGAAGTAGAGCTCATAAAGGCTTAA
- a CDS encoding mannose-1-phosphate guanylyltransferase produces MVNNYYAVIMAGGIGSRFWPVSTTEYPKQFHDMLGTGQTLLQRTYSRLQKFIPQENILILTNERYKEIVEEQIPNILPKNLVLEPCMRNTAPCILYAAMKVNKRNPNGVMIVAPSDAWIEDEKAFMHNVITCFNAAQKADNILTLGIVPTFPNTGYGYIQYDKDDNTNIKKVNQFREKPDYDTAKEFLKQGNFLWNAGIFIWSTQTVLTAYKTYQPVMYELFEKGKATYNTENEVDFIAKAYPKAENISVDYAILEPSTNIYVLPANFDWNDLGSWGSLHDKTPKDSAQNAVINARVLLKDAENNIIRTEGDKCVVIDGLKNYIVVDRDDVLLIYPKAKEQNIKEIVNEVKNKWGLH; encoded by the coding sequence ATGGTGAACAATTATTATGCAGTGATTATGGCAGGAGGCATAGGTTCGCGCTTTTGGCCTGTAAGTACAACTGAATATCCTAAACAATTTCACGATATGCTCGGTACAGGGCAAACGCTTTTACAGCGCACTTATTCCCGCTTGCAGAAGTTTATTCCGCAAGAGAATATTCTCATTCTTACTAACGAACGTTACAAAGAGATTGTAGAGGAACAAATTCCTAATATATTGCCTAAAAACTTGGTATTAGAGCCTTGTATGCGCAATACAGCTCCGTGTATACTCTATGCCGCAATGAAAGTGAACAAGCGCAACCCCAATGGCGTAATGATAGTAGCCCCCAGCGATGCGTGGATTGAAGACGAAAAAGCTTTTATGCACAATGTGATTACTTGTTTTAATGCTGCACAGAAAGCCGACAATATTCTTACTTTGGGTATAGTACCTACTTTCCCTAACACTGGTTATGGTTACATTCAGTATGACAAAGACGATAATACTAATATCAAAAAAGTAAATCAGTTTCGTGAAAAACCTGATTACGATACCGCCAAAGAGTTTTTAAAACAAGGTAATTTTTTGTGGAATGCGGGTATCTTTATATGGAGTACACAAACGGTACTTACCGCTTATAAAACCTATCAACCGGTGATGTATGAACTCTTTGAGAAAGGTAAAGCTACTTATAATACTGAAAACGAAGTCGATTTTATAGCCAAAGCCTATCCGAAAGCCGAAAATATATCGGTGGACTACGCTATTTTAGAGCCGTCTACTAACATTTATGTACTGCCCGCTAATTTCGATTGGAACGATTTAGGTTCTTGGGGCTCTCTACACGACAAGACCCCTAAGGATAGTGCCCAAAATGCCGTAATTAATGCAAGAGTATTGCTCAAAGATGCCGAAAACAATATTATTCGCACCGAAGGTGATAAATGTGTGGTAATAGATGGACTCAAGAACTACATAGTGGTAGATAGAGACGATGTATTGTTGATTTATCCCAAGGCAAAAGAACAAAACATTAAAGAGATAGTAAACGAAGTAAAGAATAAATGGGGATTACATTAA
- a CDS encoding retropepsin-like aspartic protease, with amino-acid sequence MGITLKKLLTEKGYTSVPLEFTLTKHFVLQAKINGVEGRFILDTGASNTCVGVEWITYFNLQAEASEIKAAGAGASGMETQVAAKNHLEIGGMSMHKLPLVLFDLTHVNEALAEFQTPPVHGIIGAEVLQKRKAVIDYAKKRLYLYFAPKYKMYYLLL; translated from the coding sequence ATGGGGATTACATTAAAGAAGTTACTCACCGAGAAGGGATACACCTCTGTTCCTCTTGAATTTACGCTTACCAAACACTTTGTTCTACAAGCTAAAATCAATGGAGTAGAAGGACGTTTTATTTTGGATACGGGGGCTTCTAACACCTGTGTAGGAGTAGAATGGATAACCTATTTTAATCTGCAAGCCGAAGCCTCCGAAATAAAAGCAGCAGGAGCAGGAGCAAGTGGTATGGAAACACAAGTTGCCGCAAAAAATCACTTAGAGATAGGAGGAATGAGTATGCACAAACTTCCCTTAGTACTTTTTGATTTAACTCACGTAAACGAAGCATTAGCAGAGTTTCAAACACCCCCTGTTCACGGTATTATAGGAGCTGAAGTACTCCAAAAGAGAAAAGCTGTGATAGATTATGCAAAGAAAAGGCTGTATCTCTATTTCGCTCCTAAATACAAAATGTATTACCTCTTGTTGTAG
- the dnaX gene encoding DNA polymerase III subunit gamma/tau codes for MNHFIVSARKYRPQSFRDVVGQQAITNTLLNAIENNHLAQALLFTGPRGVGKTTCARILAKKINEQTSGVEDENDFAFNVFELDAASNNSVDDIRKLIEQVRIPPQVGKYKVYIIDEVHMLSTAAFNAFLKTLEEPPKHAIFILATTEKHKIIPTILSRCQIFDFKRITINDIREYLKYIAEQQGIEAEDEALQIIAQKADGAMRDALSIFDRVVSFSGEKITRQATSEILNVLDYEVYFKVTDLILDNKLPELLIAFNDSIAQGFDGNHFIAGLASHFRDLMVCKNPTTISLMEVGEETQKKYAEQSVRATVPFLMEAIAIANDCDLKYRTSKNQRLLVEVALMQLASLTYEGDKKKMMDAS; via the coding sequence ATGAACCACTTTATAGTATCAGCACGTAAATATCGTCCACAATCATTTCGTGATGTAGTGGGGCAGCAAGCTATTACTAATACCCTACTCAATGCTATTGAAAATAATCACTTAGCACAGGCACTTCTCTTCACAGGTCCTCGTGGAGTAGGAAAGACTACTTGTGCCCGTATTTTAGCAAAAAAGATAAATGAACAAACTTCTGGGGTAGAAGATGAAAACGATTTTGCTTTTAACGTCTTTGAGTTAGATGCTGCCTCTAATAACAGTGTAGATGATATTCGCAAACTGATTGAACAAGTGCGTATTCCGCCTCAAGTAGGCAAATATAAAGTGTATATCATCGATGAGGTGCATATGCTGTCTACTGCGGCTTTTAATGCCTTTCTCAAAACATTAGAAGAGCCTCCTAAACACGCTATCTTTATCTTAGCAACTACTGAAAAGCATAAGATTATTCCTACCATATTGTCACGTTGCCAGATATTCGATTTCAAGCGTATTACTATCAATGACATTCGAGAATACCTAAAATATATCGCAGAACAACAAGGGATTGAAGCAGAAGATGAAGCTTTACAAATCATAGCACAAAAAGCCGACGGTGCGATGCGTGATGCCCTTTCTATCTTCGACCGTGTGGTGAGCTTTTCAGGAGAAAAAATAACACGACAAGCTACTTCCGAAATACTGAATGTGTTAGACTATGAGGTCTATTTTAAAGTAACTGATCTTATTTTAGACAATAAACTCCCTGAACTATTGATAGCATTCAATGATAGCATTGCACAAGGTTTTGACGGTAATCATTTTATTGCAGGCTTGGCAAGTCATTTTCGTGATTTAATGGTATGCAAGAATCCTACAACCATTTCCTTAATGGAAGTAGGGGAGGAGACCCAGAAGAAATATGCTGAACAGAGTGTTCGTGCTACTGTACCTTTTTTAATGGAAGCTATTGCTATTGCCAATGACTGCGACCTAAAATATCGCACTAGTAAAAATCAGCGTTTGTTAGTGGAGGTTGCCCTAATGCAACTCGCCTCTCTGACCTATGAGGGGGATAAAAAAAAAATGATGGACGCTTCATAA
- a CDS encoding DeoR/GlpR family DNA-binding transcription regulator, with amino-acid sequence MKVLNERQSKILESLETKKYVSVNELSDRLKVSVVTIRKDLNLLEQEGYLHRTHGGASKQMRYVFEQTITEKETQNVEEKTRIITKALDFIKENEFIILSSGTTANLLAQKIYGIRNLTVLTPSLRVALEVCKNPSVNTIHLGGEVRKNSTSTIGVLAEETLSNFSCTTLFLGVEGIDLDYGLSSTNVGEAHLNRKMMERVDKTIVLADSSKIHKRGFGFICYVEKIDMLITDAGADPEFVEELEKRGVEVIIC; translated from the coding sequence ATGAAAGTACTTAATGAACGACAATCAAAGATTTTGGAGAGCTTAGAAACCAAAAAGTACGTTAGTGTAAATGAATTGAGTGATAGGCTTAAAGTTTCGGTAGTTACTATACGTAAAGACCTTAATCTCTTGGAACAGGAAGGCTATTTGCATCGTACTCACGGTGGAGCTAGTAAACAAATGCGCTATGTGTTTGAGCAAACAATAACTGAGAAAGAAACTCAAAATGTAGAAGAGAAAACGCGTATTATTACTAAAGCGTTGGACTTTATTAAAGAAAATGAGTTTATCATACTTTCATCAGGAACTACAGCTAATCTTTTAGCTCAAAAAATTTATGGCATACGCAACCTTACAGTACTCACTCCTTCCCTCAGAGTAGCTTTAGAAGTCTGCAAAAATCCTAGTGTAAATACCATTCACTTAGGAGGAGAAGTTCGTAAAAACTCTACCTCCACTATTGGCGTACTTGCTGAAGAAACTCTTAGTAACTTCTCTTGTACTACTTTATTTTTAGGCGTTGAAGGTATTGACCTTGATTATGGATTGAGTTCAACCAATGTAGGAGAAGCCCATCTAAATCGGAAGATGATGGAACGCGTAGACAAAACGATTGTTTTGGCTGACTCCTCTAAAATTCACAAACGAGGCTTTGGTTTTATCTGTTATGTAGAGAAAATAGATATGCTTATCACTGATGCAGGTGCTGACCCTGAGTTTGTAGAAGAACTTGAAAAACGCGGTGTAGAAGTAATTATTTGTTAA
- the arsC gene encoding arsenate reductase (glutaredoxin) (This arsenate reductase requires both glutathione and glutaredoxin to convert arsenate to arsenite, after which the efflux transporter formed by ArsA and ArsB can extrude the arsenite from the cell, providing resistance.): protein MITIYHNPKCSKSRCGLELLKDLGKEYQIVDYLKKGISKEELKNLLAKLQMSPIELVRTKENIWKEQFKGKTLTDDEVIEAMIQYPQLIERPIVIVGDKAVIGRPTERIKEII, encoded by the coding sequence ATGATAACTATATATCACAATCCTAAATGCTCCAAATCACGTTGTGGTTTGGAGCTTTTAAAAGATTTGGGGAAAGAATATCAGATAGTAGATTATCTTAAAAAAGGTATTTCTAAAGAAGAATTAAAAAATCTCCTCGCTAAGTTACAGATGTCTCCTATTGAATTAGTGCGTACTAAAGAAAATATTTGGAAAGAGCAGTTCAAAGGAAAAACGCTTACTGATGATGAAGTCATAGAGGCAATGATACAATATCCTCAACTCATTGAGCGACCTATCGTAATAGTTGGTGACAAAGCTGTGATAGGGCGACCTACTGAAAGAATAAAAGAAATCATATAA
- a CDS encoding outer membrane beta-barrel protein has product MRRTLLGAIAFIFGATAMYSQAYLSVSGGYGFKTHQKVLGRDATDPTAITELKGSYGEGYQAQLRGGYFFHKRWGGELALGYLHGEDMDTNKNQILNMKGHGRAFGASLSLVFNITDNLYLRAGGVTKIGGRTEIQTELNAFGLPLSLFNPTAPAGSTVDIKANFQNNFHGKIPFGFIGGIGYRFKVSDKVAFFIEGEYLNINVPRKESKLKDFSATRTVGGTSLALTLQEFKGYMLALQNVPTSPRTERLKQLATQVAPLLEDSYSWEGKGAPDAPYSSMGFHFGVTYTF; this is encoded by the coding sequence ATGAGAAGAACGCTATTAGGCGCTATTGCTTTCATTTTTGGGGCAACAGCTATGTACTCACAGGCATATCTGTCAGTGAGTGGAGGGTATGGATTTAAAACCCACCAGAAAGTATTGGGTAGAGATGCTACTGACCCAACAGCTATAACCGAGCTCAAAGGGAGTTATGGAGAAGGATACCAAGCACAATTACGAGGAGGATATTTTTTCCATAAGCGTTGGGGAGGTGAATTAGCTTTAGGATATCTTCATGGTGAAGATATGGACACTAATAAAAACCAAATATTGAATATGAAAGGACATGGGAGGGCTTTTGGAGCTTCTCTTTCGTTAGTATTTAATATTACTGATAATTTATATCTGCGTGCTGGAGGTGTTACCAAAATAGGGGGCAGAACAGAAATACAAACAGAGCTCAATGCTTTCGGTTTACCCTTGAGCTTGTTTAATCCAACAGCACCAGCTGGGTCAACTGTAGATATAAAAGCTAATTTTCAAAACAATTTTCACGGTAAAATTCCCTTTGGTTTTATAGGAGGGATAGGCTACCGCTTTAAGGTTAGTGATAAAGTAGCTTTTTTTATAGAAGGTGAATATCTGAATATTAATGTGCCTCGAAAGGAATCTAAACTTAAGGATTTTTCGGCTACTCGCACAGTAGGAGGAACATCTCTAGCACTTACACTTCAAGAGTTTAAAGGATATATGTTAGCCTTACAAAATGTACCAACATCCCCTAGAACAGAGCGCCTTAAACAATTGGCTACTCAAGTAGCACCATTACTTGAAGATAGTTATAGTTGGGAAGGTAAAGGAGCTCCTGATGCCCCTTATTCTTCTATGGGTTTTCACTTTGGAGTTACTTATACGTTTTAA